The genomic DNA CACCCGGTGCCGTGTTTTAGCGGGACGGAGGCACAGAGTTCTCGTGTTTCTGCCTGAGATAGAGCGGCCACGGTTCAGAGCTGGAAAGGGTATTGCTTCAAATAGTCCCCCATCCgccggggcaggggcagctggtcCACGTCCGCCGTGCACTTGTTGATCCGCAGCCGGCACAGGtgctgcaggctgggaatgTTGTCCTTGCGGCCCAGCGGCCGGATGAGCTTCAGGTGCACTGCGGCTGCTGCCAGCTCCTTCTGCAGGGGAGGTAGAGGAGATGGAGGCGGGTAAGGAGTCTCGGGCTTGCTTTCCGTCGTGCAGGACATGACATAGTGCTGGATAAGACTGACCACGTCTGGGAAGGCCAGGATGCGAGGTTTGGACAGGTAGTTGGAGTCCAGCCGGAACTTGCTGTCGGTGTATTCGATGCGCACGTTGGTGGGACCTCGGTTTGTCTTGACGGAGAGTGTGAACAGGTAGCTGGGGTGGGTGCTGTCCCGAACCAGGAAGGTGCCCTCAGGCATCTTCTGGAGATGCTGCTTGGCCTCACTGGCAGTGATCGAGCCCCAGTACCAACCTGGAAAAGCATCCGAGAAAGAGCATGTTAGGGAAAGAATGCCAGGAAGGACTGGCAGTATATTTAGGGAAGCCTTAAAGCCTGTTGAGTTCAGGGCCTGGGAAGCAACCAGGGCCAGAGTTGGCAAGACCTTCAGAAATTAAGACCAAGTCAAGTTCTAAGGGTTTCCTGCCTATGCTTGTcgctgctgtgctggggctcgGGGTGAGGttggctgctctgcagctgctgcagtttacagagaaaaaccaatttttttgcagttctttCTCCCAATTCAGTTATAAAAGATAAAGCTTTTGCTTACTCTAGAAATAAGTTATGATACA from Pseudopipra pipra isolate bDixPip1 chromosome 11, bDixPip1.hap1, whole genome shotgun sequence includes the following:
- the CISH gene encoding cytokine-inducible SH2-containing protein, translated to MLFPWSRSDMILCVQGPHPLLAEEKIRRLSLRGIEELSEPIMQPLPVMAFQEESAPAFAAPVPDSNPPQTRDPEEDLLCIAKTFSYLRESGWYWGSITASEAKQHLQKMPEGTFLVRDSTHPSYLFTLSVKTNRGPTNVRIEYTDSKFRLDSNYLSKPRILAFPDVVSLIQHYVMSCTTESKPETPYPPPSPLPPLQKELAAAAVHLKLIRPLGRKDNIPSLQHLCRLRINKCTADVDQLPLPRRMGDYLKQYPFQL